The following is a genomic window from Niabella soli DSM 19437.
CTCCATTCATCAATCCGAAGAGCTGAAAGCGGTGGCCGAACAGCTTATTACATTGCCTTCCATTGCTTCCAAACGCTGGATCTATAATCAGTACGACAGTATGGTGGGAACGGTAAATACTTCTACTAATGAACCGGGCGATGCAGCGGTGGTAACGATAAAAGGAACAAAAAAAGGATTGGCGATTACCACAGACTGCAACAGCCGTTATGTATATGCAGATCCTTACAAAGGCGCTATGATCGCTGTAAGCGAAGCAGCCCGTAATTTGGTATGCAGTGGGGCGCAGCCGTTGGGCGTTACCAATTGTTTGAATTTTGGTAACCCTTATGACCCCGAAGTGTACTGGCAATTTGTTAATGCGATCAAAGGGATGGGGGATGCCTGTCGTAAATTTGATACGCCGGTTACGGGCGGCAATGTGAGCTTCTACAATCAGAATCCTGATGGTCCTGTAAATCCTACACCTACCATTGGCATGGTGGGATTATTGGAAGATCTGAATAATAAGATGACCCTCGATTTCAAAAACGAAGGCGCTATGATCTATGTGCTCGGGAAACAGTCTGACGACCTGGGCAGCTCAGAGTATGTGTATCATGTGCAGGGCATCACGCACTCAGCGGCTCCTTATTTTGAACTGGAAGAAGAGTTTGCATTACAGCAGGCTTTGGCAAAACTGATCAGTAATAAAACGATTTTATCAGCCCATGACATCGCCGAAGGGGGCTTGTTTATAACCCTGGTGGAAAGTGGCTTTAACCGGGGTCTGGGATTTGACATCAACACCAATCCTTCCTTAAGGAAAGATGCAGCGTTGTTTGGCGAAGCCCAAAGCCGGGTGGTGATCAGCGTTGCAGCGGATAAAACCGCCCAATTTGAAAAGGAAGCCGGTGTTGTTTTTGAAAAGATCGGAACGGTTACCTCCGGTGCAATCCGTATTAACGGGGAAGATTGGGGAACCATCGCCGGATGGCAAACTAAATACGATACTGCTATTGAATCCTTTCTTGCTAAGGAATCAGCGGCTGAAGCTATGGGCGGATTGTAATACACTATTTTGATCGTTGTATACAAAGGGGGCTTTTCACACTAATGTGGAAGGCCCCCTTTTCACATGATTTTCATAATCCGGAATGACCTTTGTGGTCGGCGTATTTAAAACGTTGGCATCAAACATGAGCACATATTCCAAACTGCTGGCCCTGGTATTATTTACTCTTGTATTTTTTTCCGGGGTAAACGCCCAGGAGGATAAAAAGACGACAGTTACAGTCGGCGTCAATTATCAAAACAACCTGCAATACCTGGGGCGTGTGGACTCTGTTAAAACCCCGCTGATCGTTCCCAATGCACGGTTATCACTTAAGAATGGATTGTATGCGGAAGCGGACGGCTACCTGGATTTGCATAGCGGTAAACTGGATGGGGGCTATATTGCGGTGGGGTATGAGCTTTCAAAAGATAAATGGGGAATGGGCGTTGGCGTAAGTAAATATTTTTTTGACGCATCCAGCAATATTGTAAAATCGGATATCAGCACCGCACTGGAGGGATATTTTTATCGTGATTTTAATGCGGTTACTTTTAATATAGAGCCCTCGTACAACTTTGGCGATGCCAATGATTTTGTGTTGGGTACCGGTTTGTCCAAAGACATAGAATTTGGCGATAGCGAAGGCAAATTCCTCCTTACGCCCAAATTGTACCTATGGCTGGGTTCGCAAAACTTCGTGGAGGAGCATTATCTGCGGAAAGGAAACGGCAAGGGCAGGGGTAACGGCGGAACAACCGTTACTTCGTCTGACATTAACAAATTTACCCTGATGTCGGTTGAGGCCAGTTTGCCCTTTAGTTACACCATTCATAAGAAATTTAAATTGCTGGCAGAACCTTTACTGGCCTTTCCGCAAAACTACAAAATGTTAGGCGGCTATTACGCCTCATCTGCATACCCGAACCCCATCTTCATTATAAAAGCCGGTGTGGCATATATTTTTTAAATTATAGCTACCGGCGGTGCATTATGCCCATAGTTTTCCGGGGGTGACGCTGAAAAGTAATTTTTTGTCCTCGGGATGCGCAGATCCACGCCCCACTCAGTGGTTCTGTGTTTCAGTGGCTTTTTGGTCAGCCACAGGGCCTCCTGCATGCGTCATTTGCGGCCCGCCTACTTACCCGGTCCTTTGTGTTTTGCCCAAATACGTTTATTTTAGAGCCTCAAATTTATTTTATGTCTGAAAGAATAGCCATTATTGGCGGAGGAAACCTTGGCACTGCGATAGCCGAAGGATTAATAAAAAGCAGGTTTTGCAAACCCGACGCTATTACCATAACGAAAAGGAACCCGGCTACGCTAAAAGAATTAGAGAAAAAAGGCGTAACGATAACGGCCGATAATACAACAGCAGTAAAACAAAGTGACCTGGTCATTTTAGCGGTGAAACCCTTCCAGGTGGCTGCTGTAATTGAAGGGTTCAAAAAACAACTGACGGCCAAACATACTATTGTGTCGGTAATTACGGGTGTGTCGCTATCGGATTTGCAGGAGATGGTAAAAAAGAGCCTGCCACTGTTCCGGGCCATGCCCAATACGGCTATTGCCATCCAGGAAAGCATTACCTGTATCAGCTATAGTAATGCAACGGAACAACAAGCTTCCTTTGTAGTGGATATGTTTAATACCCTCGGCAAGGTAGCGCTGATCGACGAAAAGCTGATGGATGCCGCTACGGTGCTGGGTGCCTGCGGAACGGCCTATGCCATGCGTTATATCCGCGCCAATATACAGGCAGGTATCGAAATAGGGTTTGATGCAAAGACCGCCAGTCTTATTGCCGCGCAAACGGTAAAGGGTGCGGCGGAATTGTTATTGAAAAACGGAAGCCATCCGGAGCAGGAAATTGATAAGGTAACTACCCCCAAAGGCTGTACCATTGTGGGGTTGAATGAAATGGAGCACCGCGGGTTTAGTTCTTCATTGATCCGTGGGGTGATCGCGAGTTATAATAAAATAGCGAAAGATTAAGCAACGTGCCAACCGGCGCCCAGAGCATCATTATGGACTTAGAAGAGGCGTAGCCTCGGCTTAATGGGTTAACAAGGGACTTTAGTTCCTTGTTAACAGGTGCAGGACTAAACGCAGAGAGCCGTCGGCTCGGTCCATAAGTCGGTTTAACAACAGTACCGAAGCTATTGTTTTTTTAATAAAATGAATGCCACCTTATTATAATACAAAAATAGCAAAGGAATAAAGCTCCTTTGCTATTTTGTTATGAGGGGATGTTTTCTAATCTATTTCTTAAACGCTTCCGCTGCTTTTTTAAACAGCTCGGCCTGCTTTAGCAATGCATCTTTAGCCGTGCTGCTTGCCTTCGCAGCCGCCTGTGTTTTTGCCGCGCTCATGTTTTCATAAGCGGGAATTAACTGGGCGGTAAACAGGTTTTCAATTTTTAAACGTTTGGCTGCCGCTGCCAGATCTGCCAATCCTTTTTCTGTAATAGCGGGATTGGGATTTTTAAACAGGTAGCCAACGTAGGGTCCGATGATCGGGTAAGCTTTATTGGGCCGGGTAGCTGCAGCCAATGCCTCCGAGAAATGCGATTGATATTCATCCTTTGCATCTGTGCTGTAAAACTCAAATAAGGGCCGTTGAATATGTGCTTTTGTATCGGCGTCCATTTGCTTAATAGCGGCTGCGCCTTTTTCAGGAGCCAGTTTCGTCAATCCTGCCAGGCTGGCGCCAATAACATTGTATGATTGATCATGTATGCCGGCTTCCATCAACGGAATATAAGCCGCATTCCCCGTAAGCGCCAGTTTGGTGATGGCGGCGGCCCTCGCTGTTGTTTCTTTATCTGTCTTCGCTATGGTCAGTATTGCAGGGAGTACGGCATTTTTGATCTCAGCATTGGTGAGATCGATCGATTCAATGCTGATGGCGCGTATCTCAGCATCAGGATCTTTCAACATAGCAGCCAGTAATTGCTGCGCCTTAGGACTTTTATCTTTGCGGACAAAGTTGAGCGCGTTGATCCGGTTGGCAAAGGAGGGTGCATTTTTATATTGGAAGGCATAATCATCGACGGTTTTGTCTTCTTTTATTTCTCCGACAATGATCTTGTCCACATCGAAATCTACAAAATCGGGCTTGCCTGTGAGGTCAAAACTAAAATCCTGCTCCCTTTTATTGATGAGTATCGATTTTGTGATCTTATTCTTTCCAATATAATAATCCAGTTTTACCGGAAGTAAAAAAGTCTGCACCGAAGGGTCCTGTATTTGTTTAACATGCACCGTAGCTTTGCCGTTGCTATAATCATACTTTACATCTAATATGGGGTGGCCGCCATAATACCACCATTGGTTAAAATATTGGCTTAAGTCGCGACCGCTGACAGCCTCTAGCGCCAGGCGTAATTGTTGCGGTTCCCCGTTTTTATAGGCATTGTCCTGTAAATATTTCTGTAAGCCTTTATAAAAAGCAGCATCGCCCAGCAAATTCTTTAATGCGTAAAGAATGATGGATCCTTTTGAATAGGTAACGGCGTCAAATACTTCTTCCTTGTCGTTATAATAATAACGGGCTAACGCCGGGCTGATCCCGTTCTTTGTACCCCGCAGGTACGAGGTCAGTTTTTCATAGCGGGAACGATCCTCGGCTTCTTTGCCTTTGTCGTGCCCCCGCCAGATCACTTCGCCAAAAGTGGCGAAGCTTTCGTTCATAGTCAGGTTGCTCCAGCTTTCTGCAGTAACATAATCGCCAAACCACTGGTGAAACAGTTCATGCGCAATGGTTCCTTCCTGGTTACCGTCCAGCAGCTCCCGGCCGGTTTTTTGCACCTGTTCCCCATGCAGCGTTGCCGTAGTGTTTTCCATCGCGCCGGAAACATAATCCCGCACCACGATCTGCCCGTATTTTACCCAGGGAAAATCGACGCCCAGGGTTTTGCTGTAGAAGCTGATCATATCAGGCGTTTTGCCAAAGATCTGTTTGGCATACGGCGCGTATTTAGGCTCCAGGTAATAGCTGATCTCCTTGCCTCTCCAGGGGGTATCTTTGTATATTTTAAAATCGCCCACGGCCATCATAAATAAATACGGAGAGTGGGGTTGCTCCATTTTCCAGGTATCCGTACGGGTACCGTCTGCATTCTTTTTTTGCGCTGTCAGTTTTCCGTTGGATAATGTGGTGTATTTAGCCGGGACGGTCATGGATATTTCCTCCGTGGTCTTTTGATTCGGTTTATCGATGGTGGGGAACCATACGGAGTTGGATTCTGTTTCTCCTTGCGTCCAGATCTGTGTGGGTTTATCTTTTTCTGTTCCGTCAGGGTTAATAAAATACAGGCCTTTTGCATCGGTAATGGCGGCGCTGCCTTTTACTTTGAGGGCATCGGGCTTAGCAGTATATTCAATGTAAATAGTGTATTTTTCAGCATTGGAGTACTGCCGGTTCAGTTTGATGTGCAATAACTCGTTATCATAAATGTATTTTAACGGAGTGTTGGATTTCCCGTTTACGAGGGCAACGGTTTTAATGTCCATGCCTTTTGCATCCAGCGTAAGACTATCCGTAGGATAAAATTGAGGCTTCAGCGTTATCCATTCTTTCCCATAGAGATAGCGCTTGGCATAATCAAAACGGACGTCCAGCTTGGTATGCACCAGGTCGTTGACCTTGGTGGTGGTTGCCCGGTAGGTGGAATCCACAC
Proteins encoded in this region:
- the proC gene encoding pyrroline-5-carboxylate reductase, which produces MSERIAIIGGGNLGTAIAEGLIKSRFCKPDAITITKRNPATLKELEKKGVTITADNTTAVKQSDLVILAVKPFQVAAVIEGFKKQLTAKHTIVSVITGVSLSDLQEMVKKSLPLFRAMPNTAIAIQESITCISYSNATEQQASFVVDMFNTLGKVALIDEKLMDAATVLGACGTAYAMRYIRANIQAGIEIGFDAKTASLIAAQTVKGAAELLLKNGSHPEQEIDKVTTPKGCTIVGLNEMEHRGFSSSLIRGVIASYNKIAKD
- a CDS encoding M1 family metallopeptidase, producing the protein MNKYLLTPLVAVFAATAYLQPLKAQVIETIPKGVDSTYRATTTKVNDLVHTKLDVRFDYAKRYLYGKEWITLKPQFYPTDSLTLDAKGMDIKTVALVNGKSNTPLKYIYDNELLHIKLNRQYSNAEKYTIYIEYTAKPDALKVKGSAAITDAKGLYFINPDGTEKDKPTQIWTQGETESNSVWFPTIDKPNQKTTEEISMTVPAKYTTLSNGKLTAQKKNADGTRTDTWKMEQPHSPYLFMMAVGDFKIYKDTPWRGKEISYYLEPKYAPYAKQIFGKTPDMISFYSKTLGVDFPWVKYGQIVVRDYVSGAMENTTATLHGEQVQKTGRELLDGNQEGTIAHELFHQWFGDYVTAESWSNLTMNESFATFGEVIWRGHDKGKEAEDRSRYEKLTSYLRGTKNGISPALARYYYNDKEEVFDAVTYSKGSIILYALKNLLGDAAFYKGLQKYLQDNAYKNGEPQQLRLALEAVSGRDLSQYFNQWWYYGGHPILDVKYDYSNGKATVHVKQIQDPSVQTFLLPVKLDYYIGKNKITKSILINKREQDFSFDLTGKPDFVDFDVDKIIVGEIKEDKTVDDYAFQYKNAPSFANRINALNFVRKDKSPKAQQLLAAMLKDPDAEIRAISIESIDLTNAEIKNAVLPAILTIAKTDKETTARAAAITKLALTGNAAYIPLMEAGIHDQSYNVIGASLAGLTKLAPEKGAAAIKQMDADTKAHIQRPLFEFYSTDAKDEYQSHFSEALAAATRPNKAYPIIGPYVGYLFKNPNPAITEKGLADLAAAAKRLKIENLFTAQLIPAYENMSAAKTQAAAKASSTAKDALLKQAELFKKAAEAFKK